Proteins encoded within one genomic window of Spirulina major PCC 6313:
- a CDS encoding GNAT family N-acetyltransferase, with protein MPDLTVAIVPYTAAEPTLIQIRTRVFQAEQGVPAELEFDGQDAIATHFLAHWRGQPVATLRLRPLDETTLKLERLAVLPEARGQGIATALTQAALDYAQTHAYQAITLNAQAYIQGLYQRLGFTINGKEFLEAGIPHIKMSKVLEQIPNEITSG; from the coding sequence ATGCCTGATCTCACCGTGGCGATCGTCCCCTACACAGCAGCCGAGCCAACCCTAATCCAGATTCGCACCCGTGTGTTCCAGGCAGAGCAGGGCGTTCCGGCAGAGTTGGAATTTGATGGCCAGGATGCGATCGCCACCCATTTCCTCGCTCACTGGCGAGGTCAGCCCGTGGCGACCCTCCGCCTCCGCCCCCTGGACGAAACCACCCTCAAACTCGAACGCCTCGCCGTCCTCCCTGAAGCCCGCGGCCAAGGCATCGCCACCGCCCTCACCCAAGCCGCCCTCGACTACGCCCAAACCCACGCCTACCAAGCAATCACCCTCAACGCCCAAGCCTACATTCAGGGACTGTATCAACGCCTTGGCTTCACGATTAACGGCAAAGAATTTTTAGAAGCCGGGATTCCCCACATCAAAATGAGCAAAGTCCTGGAGCAGATCCCAAACGAGATCACGTCAGGATGA
- a CDS encoding 2Fe-2S iron-sulfur cluster-binding protein encodes MSTTYTVTINHNGATSTVQVPEDQTILQVALDSGIELPSSCLAGVCTTCAAKVVSGTVEQPDAMGVSSELQAEGYVLLCTAYPRSDVTVEAGKEDELYDRQFGQPS; translated from the coding sequence ATGTCCACGACCTACACTGTCACGATTAACCACAACGGCGCAACGAGCACGGTTCAAGTCCCCGAAGACCAAACCATCCTCCAAGTCGCCCTCGATAGCGGCATCGAACTGCCCTCCTCCTGTCTCGCGGGGGTTTGCACCACCTGCGCCGCCAAAGTGGTGAGCGGCACGGTGGAACAGCCCGACGCGATGGGCGTTTCATCCGAGTTGCAAGCCGAAGGCTATGTGTTGCTCTGCACCGCCTATCCTCGGTCGGATGTCACCGTGGAAGCCGGCAAAGAGGATGAACTCTACGATCGCCAATTTGGCCAGCCCTCCTAA
- a CDS encoding phosphate-starvation-inducible PsiE family protein — protein MRSIRHFFRWLGKLARNNNEFLVMLKFMESLVSKILSIFMIGLIFFALYDISVFLVQEWFIHSSDPLKTRLFDAFGLFLNVLIALELLDNITAYLKNHVIQLELVIVTAIIAIARKVIIFDLEKSSSDDLMAIGVTVLLLSLSYFFISIPNRKQASK, from the coding sequence ATGCGCTCAATTCGTCACTTTTTTCGCTGGCTTGGTAAACTCGCTCGCAATAACAATGAATTTCTCGTGATGTTGAAATTCATGGAAAGTTTGGTTTCAAAAATCCTGTCAATTTTTATGATTGGGCTGATCTTTTTTGCCCTGTATGATATTTCTGTCTTTTTAGTGCAAGAATGGTTCATTCACTCGTCTGATCCCTTGAAAACACGCTTATTTGATGCCTTTGGCCTCTTTTTAAATGTTTTAATTGCGCTGGAACTGCTGGATAATATCACGGCGTATTTAAAGAACCATGTGATCCAGTTAGAGTTGGTGATTGTGACGGCGATTATTGCGATCGCTCGTAAAGTGATTATTTTTGACCTTGAGAAATCGTCCTCCGATGACCTGATGGCGATCGGGGTCACGGTCTTGCTCCTGTCCCTCAGTTACTTTTTCATCTCCATTCCCAACCGCAAACAAGCTTCAAAATAG
- a CDS encoding F0F1 ATP synthase subunit gamma has translation MPNLKLIRDRIDSVKNTRKITEAMRLVAAAKVRRAQEQVNATRPFANCLAEVLYNLQSRLKFEDVDLPLLKQREVKTVGLLVISGDRGLCGGYNANIIKQAEARITELKADGYDYKLILVGRKAAQYYERRKAPIAQTYIGLEQIPTADEASRIADYLLSLFLSETVDRVELIYTKFVSLINSRPVIQTLLPLSPQGLENSDDEIFHLTSKSGHFEIERESVSGQSHDYPRDMIFEQDPTQILDALLPLYLNNQLLRGLQESAASELASRMTAMNNASDNASELVKTLTLSYNKARQAAITQELLEVVAGANAL, from the coding sequence ATGCCTAACCTAAAATTAATTCGCGATCGCATCGACTCGGTGAAAAATACCCGCAAAATCACCGAAGCGATGCGCCTAGTGGCCGCCGCCAAAGTCCGCCGCGCCCAAGAACAGGTCAACGCCACCCGCCCCTTTGCCAACTGTTTAGCAGAAGTCCTTTACAACCTCCAAAGTCGGCTCAAATTTGAAGATGTAGACCTACCCCTCCTCAAACAACGGGAGGTGAAAACCGTCGGACTCTTAGTCATTTCTGGCGATCGCGGTCTCTGCGGCGGCTACAACGCCAACATCATCAAACAAGCCGAAGCCCGGATCACCGAACTCAAAGCCGACGGCTACGACTACAAACTGATCCTCGTCGGCCGCAAAGCTGCTCAATATTACGAACGGCGCAAAGCCCCCATTGCCCAAACCTACATCGGGCTTGAGCAAATCCCCACCGCCGACGAAGCCTCCCGCATTGCTGATTACTTGCTCTCCCTGTTTCTCTCCGAAACCGTAGACCGCGTCGAATTGATCTACACCAAATTTGTGTCCCTGATCAATTCCCGCCCTGTGATTCAAACCCTCTTGCCCTTGTCCCCCCAAGGCCTCGAAAACAGCGATGATGAAATTTTTCATCTCACCTCTAAAAGTGGTCATTTTGAAATTGAGCGAGAATCGGTTTCAGGGCAATCCCACGATTATCCCCGTGACATGATCTTTGAACAAGATCCCACCCAAATTTTGGATGCCCTGTTACCCCTGTATCTCAACAACCAACTGCTGCGCGGCTTACAAGAATCCGCCGCCAGTGAATTGGCCTCCCGGATGACGGCGATGAACAACGCCAGCGACAACGCCAGCGAGTTGGTCAAAACCTTAACCTTGTCCTACAACAAAGCCCGGCAAGCCGCCATTACCCAAGAACTGCTCGAAGTGGTTGCGGGTGCGAATGCCCTTTAA
- the atpA gene encoding F0F1 ATP synthase subunit alpha has protein sequence MVSIRPDEISNIIRQQIESYDQDVQVSNVGTVLQVGDGIALIYGLESVMAGELVEFEDGTVGIALNLEEDNVGVVLMGNGFGIQEGSTVKSTGKIAQIPVGDAMVGRVVDALAKPIDGKGDIASTESRLIESGAPGIIERRSVHEPMQTGITAIDAMIPVGRGQRELIIGDRQTGKTAVAVDTILNQKGEDVICVYVAVGQKASTVAQVVGELQERGAMDYTVVVAANASDPATLQYLAPYTGAAIAEYFMYNGKATLVIYDDLSKQAQAYRQMSLLLRRPPGREAYPGDVFYLHSRLLERAAKLSDELGGGSMTALPIIETQAGDVSAYIPTNVISITDGQIFLSSDLFNSGFRPAINAGISVSRVGSAAQIKAMKQVAGKLKLELAQFAELEAFAQFASDLDEATQAQLQRGQRLREMLKQPQYSPLSVTEQVALVYAGINGYLDELPADQVADFALGFREYLKTSKTEFMDTVKAEKKLSDATEAMLKDAINEYKQTFMVSA, from the coding sequence ATGGTTAGTATCAGACCGGACGAAATTAGTAACATTATTCGTCAACAAATTGAATCCTATGACCAAGATGTCCAAGTTTCCAATGTGGGAACCGTGCTCCAAGTCGGAGATGGCATCGCCCTGATTTACGGGCTAGAAAGTGTTATGGCGGGGGAACTCGTCGAATTTGAAGACGGAACCGTCGGCATCGCCCTCAACCTCGAAGAGGACAACGTCGGGGTGGTGTTGATGGGGAACGGCTTCGGTATTCAAGAAGGCAGCACCGTCAAGTCCACCGGCAAAATCGCTCAAATCCCGGTTGGGGATGCGATGGTGGGCCGCGTCGTCGATGCCCTCGCTAAACCGATCGACGGCAAAGGCGATATTGCCAGCACCGAAAGCCGCCTGATTGAATCCGGCGCACCGGGCATTATTGAACGCCGTTCCGTCCATGAACCGATGCAAACCGGGATCACTGCCATTGACGCGATGATTCCCGTCGGTCGCGGTCAACGGGAATTGATCATTGGTGACCGTCAAACCGGGAAAACCGCTGTGGCGGTGGACACGATCCTCAACCAAAAAGGCGAAGATGTGATCTGCGTCTATGTGGCAGTGGGTCAAAAGGCCTCCACCGTTGCCCAAGTGGTGGGTGAACTGCAAGAACGGGGCGCGATGGACTACACCGTGGTGGTGGCAGCTAACGCCAGTGACCCGGCAACCCTGCAATATTTGGCTCCTTATACCGGGGCTGCGATCGCAGAATACTTCATGTACAACGGCAAAGCCACCTTGGTGATCTACGACGATCTCTCCAAGCAAGCCCAAGCCTACCGTCAAATGTCGCTGCTGCTCCGTCGGCCGCCCGGTCGTGAAGCCTATCCCGGCGACGTGTTCTATCTCCACTCCCGTCTCCTCGAACGCGCCGCAAAACTGAGCGACGAACTCGGCGGCGGTAGCATGACGGCCCTGCCGATCATCGAAACCCAAGCCGGTGACGTGTCCGCCTACATTCCCACCAACGTGATTTCGATCACCGACGGTCAGATCTTCTTATCCTCTGACCTGTTTAACTCCGGCTTCCGCCCGGCGATCAACGCGGGGATTTCCGTGTCACGGGTGGGATCGGCGGCGCAAATCAAAGCGATGAAGCAAGTGGCCGGTAAACTGAAGCTCGAACTCGCCCAGTTCGCGGAACTCGAAGCCTTTGCACAATTCGCCTCCGACCTCGACGAAGCTACCCAAGCCCAACTGCAACGGGGTCAACGGTTGCGGGAAATGCTCAAGCAGCCCCAATACTCTCCCCTGTCCGTTACGGAACAAGTGGCGCTGGTGTATGCCGGGATTAACGGCTATCTCGATGAGTTACCCGCTGATCAGGTGGCTGACTTTGCCCTCGGTTTCCGTGAGTATCTGAAAACGAGCAAAACCGAGTTCATGGATACGGTGAAGGCCGAGAAAAAACTCAGCGATGCCACCGAAGCGATGCTCAAAGACGCGATCAATGAGTACAAGCAAACCTTCATGGTTTCAGCCTAA
- the atpH gene encoding ATP synthase F1 subunit delta, which produces MKGSLVSSEIAEPYAQALMSLAQARDITGYIGDEFRSLGQLLEESPELQDFITNPVIDDADKKNVLRQILGDCDRDLLNFLMLLVDRRRIAFLPAVIEQYLTILRVLNKTVLAEVTIAQEPNDDQRHAIEAKVRQLISAESVELKIVVDASVLGGLIVRVGSQVFDASLRGQLRRIGMQLNV; this is translated from the coding sequence ATGAAGGGAAGCTTAGTCAGTAGTGAAATTGCTGAACCCTATGCCCAGGCGTTAATGTCTCTGGCGCAAGCCCGCGACATCACCGGTTACATTGGGGATGAATTTCGCAGTTTGGGTCAGCTTTTAGAGGAGTCACCGGAACTGCAAGACTTCATCACCAACCCTGTGATTGATGACGCTGACAAAAAAAATGTCCTGCGTCAGATTTTGGGGGATTGCGATCGCGACTTGCTCAACTTTTTGATGCTGCTAGTGGATCGCCGTCGCATTGCATTTTTACCGGCGGTGATTGAGCAATACCTCACCATTTTGCGCGTCTTGAACAAAACGGTACTCGCCGAAGTGACGATTGCTCAAGAGCCAAACGACGATCAACGCCATGCCATTGAAGCCAAGGTGCGTCAGTTAATCAGCGCCGAAAGCGTTGAACTGAAAATCGTTGTTGATGCCAGTGTTTTAGGGGGGTTGATTGTGCGGGTTGGGTCTCAGGTTTTTGATGCCAGTTTACGGGGTCAACTGCGACGCATCGGCATGCAACTCAATGTCTAA
- a CDS encoding F0F1 ATP synthase subunit B, protein MGICLYLASSEGGIGLNFDILETNLLNLIIIIGVLIYFGRSFLGSMLGERRAGIETAITEAEQRAAQASATLADAQQKLAQAQAEAERIRTEAQATAERAKQEVLSKGAADVEKIKAAAAADLSSEQDRAIAELRQRISAIALQKAEAQLQDRLQDQSVQTRLVDRCIAQIGGQS, encoded by the coding sequence ATGGGAATTTGCTTATACCTAGCCTCCTCAGAAGGGGGTATTGGGTTGAATTTTGATATTCTCGAAACGAATTTACTCAACCTCATCATTATTATCGGGGTTTTAATTTATTTTGGTCGTTCGTTCCTCGGCTCCATGCTGGGGGAACGGCGGGCCGGAATTGAAACTGCGATTACAGAAGCGGAGCAGCGGGCTGCGCAGGCATCGGCGACGTTAGCGGATGCCCAACAGAAGCTCGCCCAAGCTCAAGCCGAAGCCGAACGGATTCGCACCGAAGCGCAAGCAACGGCAGAACGGGCGAAACAAGAGGTGCTCTCGAAAGGGGCTGCCGATGTTGAGAAAATCAAGGCAGCGGCGGCGGCGGATCTCAGTTCTGAGCAAGATCGTGCGATCGCAGAACTGCGCCAACGGATTAGTGCGATCGCCCTGCAAAAGGCAGAAGCACAACTCCAAGATCGCCTCCAAGATCAATCCGTCCAAACCCGGTTGGTGGATCGCTGTATTGCTCAAATCGGAGGACAGTCATGA
- a CDS encoding F0F1 ATP synthase subunit B': MIQWTILLAEAAEEAGGLFDFDATLPLMAVQFLVLVVLLNVLFYKPIGKAIDDRAEYIRQTQQAAKERLEKTNALAKQYEQELVTVRRETQAVVSAAQADAQKIVTSQIQEAQQQVQREREAAAQEIEAQKAQAFQSLEGEVDALTRQILEKLLGPELV; encoded by the coding sequence ATGATACAGTGGACAATTTTGCTGGCGGAAGCGGCTGAAGAAGCCGGAGGGCTGTTCGATTTTGATGCGACATTGCCGTTAATGGCCGTACAGTTTTTGGTGCTGGTCGTTTTGCTGAACGTGCTGTTCTACAAGCCGATTGGGAAAGCGATCGACGATCGCGCCGAATATATCCGGCAAACCCAACAGGCCGCCAAAGAACGGCTCGAAAAGACAAACGCCCTCGCTAAACAGTATGAGCAAGAGCTTGTTACGGTACGACGAGAAACCCAAGCGGTGGTCTCGGCGGCCCAGGCAGACGCTCAAAAAATCGTGACCTCCCAGATTCAAGAAGCCCAGCAACAGGTGCAACGAGAACGGGAAGCTGCGGCTCAAGAAATTGAAGCGCAAAAGGCCCAAGCGTTCCAATCCTTAGAAGGAGAGGTCGATGCCCTGACTCGTCAGATTCTCGAAAAGCTCTTAGGGCCGGAGTTGGTGTAA
- the atpE gene encoding ATP synthase F0 subunit C: MDSLVAAASVIAAALAVGLAAIGPGIGQGNAAGQAVEGIARQPEAEGKIRGTLLLSLAFMEALTIYGLVVALVLLFANPFS, encoded by the coding sequence ATGGATAGTTTAGTTGCTGCTGCGTCCGTTATTGCTGCTGCCTTAGCTGTTGGTTTAGCTGCAATCGGCCCTGGGATTGGTCAAGGTAATGCTGCTGGTCAAGCCGTGGAAGGGATTGCGCGTCAGCCGGAAGCTGAAGGTAAAATCCGAGGCACCTTGCTGCTGAGTTTGGCATTTATGGAAGCGCTCACCATCTACGGTTTGGTGGTTGCTTTGGTGCTCCTCTTTGCGAACCCCTTCTCGTAG
- the atpB gene encoding F0F1 ATP synthase subunit A yields the protein MEILTGLKGLTFFPLAELEVGQHFYWQIGNLKVHGQVFMVSWFVIAVLVLASLAATRSIQRVPSGVQNLMEYALEFLRDLVKNQIGEKEYRPWVPFVGTLFLFIFVSNWSGALVPWKLVHLPAGELAAPTNDINTTVALALLTSLAYFYAGFKKRGLGYLTKYIEPTPILLPINILEDFTKPLSLSFRLFGNILADELVVAVLVLLVPLFIPLPVMALGLFTSAIQALIFATLAAAYIGEAMEGHGGEEHD from the coding sequence ATGGAAATTCTCACTGGTTTGAAGGGTCTCACCTTCTTCCCTTTAGCTGAACTCGAAGTGGGTCAGCACTTTTACTGGCAGATCGGCAACCTCAAGGTTCATGGCCAAGTGTTTATGGTCTCTTGGTTTGTCATTGCGGTGCTGGTGTTGGCATCACTCGCAGCCACTCGTAGCATCCAAAGGGTACCGAGTGGGGTACAGAACCTCATGGAATACGCGCTCGAATTCTTGCGGGATTTGGTAAAAAACCAAATTGGCGAGAAAGAGTATCGTCCCTGGGTTCCCTTTGTGGGCACGCTGTTCTTGTTCATTTTTGTGTCCAACTGGTCGGGCGCACTGGTGCCATGGAAATTGGTCCACCTCCCGGCTGGTGAACTGGCTGCGCCAACCAACGACATCAATACGACGGTTGCTCTCGCGCTGCTCACCTCGTTGGCCTATTTTTACGCGGGATTTAAGAAACGAGGGTTGGGGTACTTAACCAAGTATATTGAACCTACCCCGATTTTACTTCCGATTAATATCCTCGAAGACTTTACCAAGCCCCTCTCCCTCAGCTTCCGTCTTTTCGGAAATATTCTGGCGGATGAATTGGTGGTTGCGGTACTGGTGTTACTTGTGCCGTTATTTATTCCCCTGCCCGTGATGGCCTTGGGGTTATTTACGAGTGCAATCCAAGCGTTGATCTTCGCAACATTAGCGGCAGCCTATATTGGTGAAGCAATGGAAGGTCACGGTGGCGAGGAGCACGATTAA
- a CDS encoding ATP synthase subunit I, with protein MVNEPNANSVPESETAPSPADPAIANSSSAMQDYYQLKQTLLWVTLGITAVVFISVWITYSLNIALNYLIGACVGVVYLGMLARDVERIGVQKKRLGSNRLAPFIGLIVIATQWQTLHIVPIFLGFITYKAAIIIYVVQSTLRPVSSS; from the coding sequence ATGGTGAATGAGCCTAACGCCAATTCAGTCCCTGAGTCTGAAACTGCGCCTTCCCCCGCCGATCCAGCGATCGCTAATAGCAGTTCTGCCATGCAGGACTACTACCAGTTGAAACAAACCCTCCTCTGGGTTACCCTCGGCATCACTGCTGTGGTTTTCATTTCCGTCTGGATCACCTACTCCCTCAATATAGCTCTCAATTATTTGATTGGAGCCTGCGTGGGTGTTGTTTATTTAGGCATGTTGGCGCGAGATGTGGAACGAATCGGGGTTCAGAAAAAGCGGCTTGGCTCGAATCGACTAGCTCCATTCATTGGACTAATCGTGATCGCCACCCAATGGCAGACGTTACATATTGTGCCTATATTTCTAGGATTCATCACCTATAAAGCCGCCATCATTATTTATGTAGTGCAGTCTACGTTACGTCCTGTATCGTCATCATAA
- a CDS encoding class I SAM-dependent methyltransferase codes for MSDIQAAVAKLYNTYPFPPDPLSDAPPPGYNWRWTWVAAHSFCTGRSPAREDIQILDAGCGTGNGTDYLVHLNPQAQVTAIDLSAGALAVARERCRRSGADRVTFRQMPLEEAALKLPGEFDLINCVGVLHHLPDPIAGIQSIAQKLAPGGLMHIFVYAALGRWEIQLMQEAIALLQGNKRGDYTDGVAVGRDIFATLPEQNPLVQREKERWSGENRRDECFADMYVHPQEVDYTIQSLFELIDASGLEFVGFSNPQFWQLERLLGPSSDLMARGQALVERDRYRLIELLDPKSVTHYEFFLARPPFTPTDWADDAELLAAVPRLHPCLHGWPSLSLFNDDYELIQLSDAEFAALEACDGEQSVGQLVASLPLDLATVRQLWRQRLLVLG; via the coding sequence ATGTCCGACATTCAGGCCGCCGTCGCCAAGCTCTACAATACCTACCCTTTCCCCCCCGATCCCCTCTCCGATGCCCCGCCCCCCGGCTATAACTGGCGCTGGACTTGGGTGGCCGCCCACAGTTTTTGCACCGGGCGCAGTCCGGCACGGGAAGATATTCAAATCCTCGACGCAGGCTGCGGCACGGGGAACGGCACGGATTATCTGGTTCATCTCAACCCCCAGGCGCAGGTGACCGCTATTGATCTCAGTGCAGGGGCGTTGGCCGTAGCGCGGGAACGGTGTCGGCGTTCTGGAGCCGATCGCGTCACCTTTCGCCAGATGCCCCTCGAAGAAGCCGCGCTCAAACTACCAGGGGAATTCGACCTAATTAACTGCGTCGGAGTGTTGCACCATTTGCCCGACCCGATCGCTGGGATTCAATCCATTGCCCAAAAACTCGCCCCCGGTGGCTTGATGCATATTTTTGTCTATGCGGCCTTGGGACGCTGGGAAATTCAACTGATGCAGGAAGCGATCGCCCTCCTCCAAGGCAACAAGCGCGGCGACTACACCGATGGCGTGGCCGTGGGGCGTGATATTTTTGCCACCCTCCCGGAACAGAACCCCCTCGTCCAGCGGGAAAAAGAACGCTGGTCGGGGGAAAATCGCCGCGATGAATGTTTCGCGGACATGTACGTCCATCCCCAAGAGGTGGACTACACGATCCAGAGCCTGTTTGAATTAATCGATGCGTCGGGGTTGGAATTCGTTGGTTTTTCTAATCCGCAGTTTTGGCAATTAGAGCGATTGCTTGGCCCCTCCTCCGACTTGATGGCACGGGGGCAGGCATTGGTGGAGCGCGATCGCTACCGCCTGATCGAACTCCTCGACCCCAAATCCGTCACCCACTACGAATTCTTCCTCGCCCGTCCCCCCTTCACCCCCACCGATTGGGCCGACGATGCCGAACTCCTTGCCGCTGTCCCGCGCCTGCATCCCTGTCTCCATGGCTGGCCCAGTCTCAGCCTCTTCAATGACGACTACGAACTGATCCAACTCAGCGATGCCGAATTCGCCGCCCTCGAAGCCTGCGACGGTGAACAAAGCGTTGGCCAACTGGTGGCATCCCTCCCCCTTGACCTGGCCACCGTGCGGCAACTGTGGCGGCAACGTCTCTTAGTTTTGGGGTGA